The proteins below are encoded in one region of Eubacterium sp. 1001713B170207_170306_E7:
- a CDS encoding cyclase family protein, translated as MATPKLWSLLAELKSPSYKWVDLTHAFDDDSPHWQGFPAMTTKLVYDYKNGDIFQTQQFTVVGQYGTHVDAPIHFYPEGRTLDEIEVTEFTYPLCVIDVHEKVAANPDYALSIEDIMAFEQSYGKIPDGAFVAMRSDWCKRWPDEKGCMEFDEKGNVHYPGWSLEAIKFLVEERNVGAIGHEAFDTAPPAMEEDKPMESETYILSQNRIQIEVMANLDQVPPTGAIIFCTFPKAKNASGFPARCFALYEA; from the coding sequence ATGGCAACACCAAAATTATGGTCTCTGCTTGCAGAACTAAAATCTCCGTCCTACAAATGGGTAGACCTGACCCATGCTTTTGATGATGACAGCCCGCACTGGCAGGGTTTCCCGGCCATGACCACCAAGCTGGTTTATGACTACAAAAATGGAGACATCTTTCAGACACAGCAGTTTACGGTTGTCGGCCAATACGGCACCCACGTGGACGCGCCCATACACTTTTACCCAGAGGGCCGAACCCTGGACGAAATCGAGGTAACCGAGTTCACCTACCCGCTTTGTGTGATCGATGTGCATGAGAAGGTCGCTGCTAATCCCGACTATGCTTTGAGCATTGAGGATATCATGGCCTTTGAGCAAAGCTATGGGAAAATCCCTGACGGGGCCTTTGTTGCCATGCGGTCTGACTGGTGCAAGCGCTGGCCCGATGAAAAGGGCTGTATGGAATTTGACGAAAAGGGAAATGTCCATTACCCGGGCTGGAGCCTCGAAGCCATTAAATTCCTCGTTGAAGAACGTAACGTTGGCGCCATTGGCCACGAAGCCTTTGACACCGCTCCTCCGGCAATGGAGGAAGACAAGCCCATGGAAAGCGAAACCTACATCTTAAGCCAGAACCGTATCCAAATCGAAGTAATGGCCAATCTTGACCAGGTGCCGCCCACCGGAGCGATCATCTTCTGCACCTTCCCAAAGGCTAAAAATGCTTCAGGCTTTCCGGCAAGATGCTTTGCCCTTTATGAAGCCTGA